In a single window of the Heliangelus exortis chromosome 1, bHelExo1.hap1, whole genome shotgun sequence genome:
- the TES gene encoding testin isoform X1, with product MDLENKVKKMGLGHEEGLGAPCLKCKDKCEGFELHFWRKICRNCKCGQEEHDIPTSNEEDRKVGKLFEDTKYTALIAKLRSDGAPVYKRNVMILTNPVPAKKNVSINTVTYEWAPPVQNQTLARQYMEMLPKEKQPVAGSEGAQYRKKQLAKQLPAHDQDPSKCHELSPSEVKQMEQFVKKYKNEALGVGDVKLPGELETRAADQSNVSNGERGTSAAVGAMEDKSPDQKASQYSCYECKLNMDEGDPAVYAEHAGYDKLWHPACFVCCICSELLVDMIYFWKKGNLYCGRHYCESEKPRCAGCDELIFSKEYTRAEGQNWHLKHFCCFDCDRVLAGEVYVMLTEKPVCRPCYMKNHATTCQSCHNAIDPEVQRVAYNNFNWHATQECFFCCCCSKGLIGRKFMSVEGMVFCSVECKKKIMS from the exons aaaaatatgtcGCAACTGCAAATGTGGCCAGGAAGAGCACGATATCCCCACAAGCAATGAGGAAGACCGTAAAGTGGGGAAACTCTTTGAAGATACAAAATACACAGCCCTTATAGCAAAGCTGAGGAGTGATGGTGCTCCGGTGTATAAACGCAATGTAATGATACTGACTAACCCAGTGCCAGCCAAGAAGAATGTATCCATCAATACTGTCACCTATGAGTGGGCTCCCCCTGTTCAGAATCAGACACTT GCTCGACAGTATATGGAGATGCTACCAAAGGAGAAGCAGCCTGTTGCTGGCTCAGAAGGCGCACAGTACAGGAAGAAGCAGCTGGCtaagcagctgcctgctcacGATCAGGATCCTTCAAAATGCCATGAGCTCTCCCCCAGTGAAGTTAAGCAGATGGAACAATTTGTGAAGAAGTACAAAAACGAGGCACTTGGTGTAGGAGATGTCAAACTCCCTGGTGAGCTGGAAACAAGAGCCGCTGACCAGAGTAACGTGAGCAATGGTGAGAGAGGCACTTCAGCTGCTGTAGGAGCAATGGAGGACAAGTCCCCAGATCAGAAGGCATCTCAGTAT TCTTGCTATGAGTGCAAACTGAACATGGACGAAGGTGACCCAGCTGTCTATGCAGAACATGCAGGATATGACAAATTGTGGCACccagcttgttttgtttgttgcaTCTGCAGTGAACTTCTAGTAGACATGATCTATTTCTGGAAGAAGGGTAACCTGTACTGTGGAAGACATTACTGTGAAAGTGAAAAACCGCGCTGTGCTGGGTGTGATGAG CTAATATTCAGCAAGGAATATACTCGAGCGGAAGGTCAAAACTGGCAtctgaaacatttctgctgttttgaCTGTGATCGTGTTTTGGCTGGGGAGGTCTATGTGATGTTGACTGAGAAGCCAGTCTGCAGACCCTGCTACATGAAGAACCACGCTACG ACCTGCCAAAGCTGCCATAATGCCATAGATCCAGAGGTTCAGCGTGTGGCATACAACAACTTCAACTGGCATGCTACACAAGAATGCTTCTTCTGTTGCTGTTGCAGCAAGGGTCTCATTGGCCGGAAGTTCATGTCAGTGGAAGGGATGGTCTTTTGCTCAGTGGAATGTAAGAAAAAGATAATGTCTTAA
- the TES gene encoding testin isoform X2, with protein sequence MGLGHEEGLGAPCLKCKDKCEGFELHFWRKICRNCKCGQEEHDIPTSNEEDRKVGKLFEDTKYTALIAKLRSDGAPVYKRNVMILTNPVPAKKNVSINTVTYEWAPPVQNQTLARQYMEMLPKEKQPVAGSEGAQYRKKQLAKQLPAHDQDPSKCHELSPSEVKQMEQFVKKYKNEALGVGDVKLPGELETRAADQSNVSNGERGTSAAVGAMEDKSPDQKASQYSCYECKLNMDEGDPAVYAEHAGYDKLWHPACFVCCICSELLVDMIYFWKKGNLYCGRHYCESEKPRCAGCDELIFSKEYTRAEGQNWHLKHFCCFDCDRVLAGEVYVMLTEKPVCRPCYMKNHATTCQSCHNAIDPEVQRVAYNNFNWHATQECFFCCCCSKGLIGRKFMSVEGMVFCSVECKKKIMS encoded by the exons aaaaatatgtcGCAACTGCAAATGTGGCCAGGAAGAGCACGATATCCCCACAAGCAATGAGGAAGACCGTAAAGTGGGGAAACTCTTTGAAGATACAAAATACACAGCCCTTATAGCAAAGCTGAGGAGTGATGGTGCTCCGGTGTATAAACGCAATGTAATGATACTGACTAACCCAGTGCCAGCCAAGAAGAATGTATCCATCAATACTGTCACCTATGAGTGGGCTCCCCCTGTTCAGAATCAGACACTT GCTCGACAGTATATGGAGATGCTACCAAAGGAGAAGCAGCCTGTTGCTGGCTCAGAAGGCGCACAGTACAGGAAGAAGCAGCTGGCtaagcagctgcctgctcacGATCAGGATCCTTCAAAATGCCATGAGCTCTCCCCCAGTGAAGTTAAGCAGATGGAACAATTTGTGAAGAAGTACAAAAACGAGGCACTTGGTGTAGGAGATGTCAAACTCCCTGGTGAGCTGGAAACAAGAGCCGCTGACCAGAGTAACGTGAGCAATGGTGAGAGAGGCACTTCAGCTGCTGTAGGAGCAATGGAGGACAAGTCCCCAGATCAGAAGGCATCTCAGTAT TCTTGCTATGAGTGCAAACTGAACATGGACGAAGGTGACCCAGCTGTCTATGCAGAACATGCAGGATATGACAAATTGTGGCACccagcttgttttgtttgttgcaTCTGCAGTGAACTTCTAGTAGACATGATCTATTTCTGGAAGAAGGGTAACCTGTACTGTGGAAGACATTACTGTGAAAGTGAAAAACCGCGCTGTGCTGGGTGTGATGAG CTAATATTCAGCAAGGAATATACTCGAGCGGAAGGTCAAAACTGGCAtctgaaacatttctgctgttttgaCTGTGATCGTGTTTTGGCTGGGGAGGTCTATGTGATGTTGACTGAGAAGCCAGTCTGCAGACCCTGCTACATGAAGAACCACGCTACG ACCTGCCAAAGCTGCCATAATGCCATAGATCCAGAGGTTCAGCGTGTGGCATACAACAACTTCAACTGGCATGCTACACAAGAATGCTTCTTCTGTTGCTGTTGCAGCAAGGGTCTCATTGGCCGGAAGTTCATGTCAGTGGAAGGGATGGTCTTTTGCTCAGTGGAATGTAAGAAAAAGATAATGTCTTAA